In SAR324 cluster bacterium, the sequence ATCTGTTCTGGAAATCTTGAAGGAACGTTATCAATTGCTTGCGATCGTTGTGGTCAACCGCTGAAACTTGATGTAGACGAAGAATTCACCTTCAAAATGGTTCCTGAGGCGAATTTGGATTCTCAGAATGGGAAAGAAGTTTTTTTGGAAGATGAAGACTTGGACATGGACTTTTATCGAGATGACCAAATTGACTGGAAGAGTATTTTAGAAGATCAGGTAATACTAGCTCTTCCAATTAGAAATTTGTGTGAGGAGCAAGGGCAATTAGCCTGTGAAATCCCGTTGAATCCTCAAGAAATTGAAAATCTGAAGACAGATAATCCATTTTCAAGCCTGAGTAATTCAGGTTGGGAAAATAATTGATCGGTCCCACAAATACATGGAGAAATCATGGCAGTCCCAAAACGAAAAATTTCCAAAAGCAGACGTGATAACCGCAGAGGTCATGTCAATGTT encodes:
- a CDS encoding YceD family protein, producing MERFIQVSVMSESKAWIQEGELQADEMPRLIDILVAGSLLQFCINLERKKEEVICSGNLEGTLSIACDRCGQPLKLDVDEEFTFKMVPEANLDSQNGKEVFLEDEDLDMDFYRDDQIDWKSILEDQVILALPIRNLCEEQGQLACEIPLNPQEIENLKTDNPFSSLSNSGWENN